A section of the Rhipicephalus sanguineus isolate Rsan-2018 chromosome 11, BIME_Rsan_1.4, whole genome shotgun sequence genome encodes:
- the LOC119374477 gene encoding protein crooked neck-like: MASTSGTKPQKIPKVAKVKNKTPAEIQITAEQLLREAKERDLEILPPPPKQKISDPEELAEYQLRKRKGFEDNIRKNRSVISNWIKYAQWEESQKEIQRARSVYERALDVDHRNVTLWLKYAEMEMKNRQVNHARNIWDRAVSILPRVKQLWYKYTYMEEMLGNIAGARQVFERWMEWEPHEQAWQTYINFELRYKELDRARQIYERFVMVHPDVRHWIKYAKFEEHNGYISNSRRIYERAVEFFGEDYMDEKLFVAFAKFEENQREHDRVRVIYKYALEHIPKEKAQDLFKNYTIHEKKYGDRAGIEDVIVSKRKYQYEEQVKENPLNYDAWFDYLRLMESEGNVDSTRETYERAIANVPPSRLKRFWRRYIYLWINYASTRSSR; this comes from the exons ATGGCGAGTACCAGCGGCACGAAGCCGCAGAAAATCCCGAAAGTTGCGAAG GTCAAAAACAAAACACCGGCCGAGATTCAAATCACAGCCGAGCAACTTCTACGGGAAGCCAAGGAAAGAGACTTGGAGATCTTGCCGCCG CCACCGAAGCAAAAGATCTCCGATCCAGAAGAGTTGGCGGAGTACCAGCTGAGGAAACGAAAG GGCTTCGAGGACAACATCCGCAAAAACCGATCTGTCATCAGCAATTGGATCAAGTATGCGCAGTGGGAAGAGAGTCAGAAGGAAATACAGAG gGCACGCtctgtgtatgagcgtgcgttgGACGTGGACCATCGAAATGTTACCCTCTGGCTGAAGTATGCTGAAATGGAAATGAA GAACCGCCAGGTGAACCACGCCCGCAACATTTGGGACCGCGCCGTGTCGATCCTGCCGCGGGTGAAACAGCTGTGGTACAAGTACACCTACATGGAGGAGATGCTGGGAAACATTGCGGGCGCACGCCAGGTCTTCGAGCGCTGGATGGAGTGGGAGCCCCATGAGCAGGCCTGGCAGACTTACATCAACTTTGAGCTGCGCTACAAGGAACTCGACAGGGCCCGGCAGATCTACGAACGAT TTGTGATGGTTCATCCGGACGTTCGGCACTGGATCAAGTACGCCAAGTTCGAAGAGCACAACGGCTACATCTCCAACTCACGACGCATCTACGAGCGGGCCGTCGAGTTTTTCGGCGAGGACTACATGGACGAAAAGCTGTTTGTCGCCTTCGCCAAGTTCGAGGAGAACCAACGGGAG CACGACCGTGTGCGGGTGATCTACAAGTACGCACTGGAGCACATCCCCAAGGAGAAAGCGCAGGACCTGTTCAAGAACTACACCATCCACGAAAAGAAGTACGGTGACCGGGCCGGCATCGAGGACGTCATCGTCAGCAAGCGCAAGTACCAGTACGAAGAG CAAGTGAAGGAGAACCCTCTCAACTACGACGCCTGGTTCGACTACCTCCGGCTCATGGAGAGCGAGGGTAACGTGGACTCGACGCGCGAGACGTACGAGCGGGCCATCGCCAACGTGCCGCCGTCGCGGCTCAAGCGCTTCTGGCGGCGCTACATCTACCTCTGGATCAACTACGCCTCTACGAGGAGCTCGAGGTAG
- the LOC125756408 gene encoding crooked neck-like protein 1, with protein sequence MASRQCGFPLEFGFAGTAIGLCPKDKLFRGYIDLEIQLREFDRCRILYQKFLEFAPENCTTWMKYAELETILGDVERARAIFEIAISQPRLDMPEVIWKSYVDFEIEQEQYQLAARLYERLLERTQHVKVWISYAHFQLNYGGKDPVPLARTIFERANKELRNAAEKEERLMLLESWAEFEASHGDEQSQESVAKQMPKKVKKRRRIVNEDGSEAGWEEYFDYIFPTDETAKPHLKLLEIAKKWKKQQQQHEEGDRQEGDEDDLVETGRPEA encoded by the exons atggcttcgcggcagtgcggatttcccctggagtTTGGTTTCGCG GGCACGGCCATAGGCCTCTGCCCCAAGGACAAGCTCTTCCGTGGCTACATAGACCTGGAGATTCAACTGAGGGAGTTCGACCGCTGCCGCATCCTCTACCAAAAGTTTCTCGAGTTTGCGCCCGAGAACTGCACCACTTGGATGAAG TATGCAGAGCTAGAAACGATCCTGGGTGACGTGGAGCGGGCGCGGGCCATCTTCGAGATTGCCATCAGCCAGCCGCGCCTGGACATGCCCGAGGTGATCTGGAAGAGCTACGTCGACTTTGAGATCGAGCAGGAGCAGTACCAGCTGGCGGCGCGCCTCTACGAACGACTGCTCGAGCGCACCCAGCATGTCAAG GTCTGGATTAGCTACGCCCACTTTCAGCTCAACTACGGAGGCAAGGATCCCGTCCCATTGGCCAGGACGATCTTTGAACGAGCCAATAAGGAGCTCCGGAATGCCGCCGAGAAGGAAGAACGCCTGATGCTTCTCGAGTCTTGGGCAGAGTTTGAG GCCAGCCATGGTGATGAGCAGAGCCAAGAGTCGGTTGCCAAGCAGATGCCGAAGAAGGTCAAGAAGCGAAGGAGAATCGTCAATGAAGATGGG TCGGAGGCCGGATGGGAGGAGTACTTCGACTACATCTTCCCGACGGATGAGACGGCCAAGCCGCACCTCAAGCTACTGGAGATCGCCAAGAAatggaagaagcagcagcagcagcacgagGAGGGCGACCGGCAGGAGGGCGACGAGGACGACCTGGTAGAGACTGGACGACCAGAGGCGTGA